One genomic region from Conexibacter woesei DSM 14684 encodes:
- a CDS encoding alkaline phosphatase, giving the protein MNRRALSAIALMGVTGAMVAGGVAIGAGGDDDRSASLAAKIDPSKPRNVILLIGDGMGDSEVTIGRYYGKGAAGRLNMDALPFRGSSLHYVLRPGPGPSYQPNYAGDSAPTATAWSTGKRTQDGRLSQGPSTADNVPGSNAGYRTFMEIARDLGKATGNVSTAEITDATPAGPSSHISQRACQGPRDARSICPAEAKPNGLGSIAEQQVDEGFDLYLGGGRNRYLQRVDEASNPTVVDYAAARGYRYVTDAAGLAGVRSLAPGEKLLGLFTGSNMTTEFRPLYARTDAFYARGGVDPNVNGGSDATRCQETNRPAGEPSLAAMTQKAIDLLKDDDRGFVLQVEGASIDKRDHAADLCGQIGELLALDEAVGVAQEFQRNNPDTLIVVTADHSHTSQIISASSRPATSAAYATVQTVDGAPMRVAYGTADTGDGPAAGGSQAHTGAQVPVWASGPQAANIQGTIDQTDIFHVLNGMTPSRVAGPGVAGPAGAPGAPGVAGTNGSNGTDGRDGRDGGVGATGAAGSNGAPGSNGANGAPGVSGAPGANGKDGAAGPQGPAGRDAKVTCRLAGSKTVRCSVAYASARSKSAQLRHGGRTIARGTVSSKGRVTLRARMRLTKGSYTLIAGGRSAKLSLR; this is encoded by the coding sequence ATGAACAGACGTGCCCTCTCCGCGATCGCCCTGATGGGCGTGACCGGAGCGATGGTCGCCGGCGGTGTCGCGATCGGCGCCGGCGGCGACGACGACCGCTCGGCGTCGCTGGCCGCGAAGATCGACCCGTCGAAGCCGAGAAACGTGATCCTGCTGATCGGCGACGGCATGGGCGACTCGGAGGTCACGATCGGCCGCTACTACGGCAAGGGCGCCGCCGGCCGCCTCAACATGGACGCGCTGCCGTTCCGCGGCAGCTCGCTGCACTACGTGCTGCGCCCCGGCCCCGGCCCCAGCTACCAGCCGAACTACGCCGGCGACTCGGCGCCGACCGCGACCGCGTGGTCGACCGGCAAGCGCACTCAGGACGGCCGCCTCTCGCAGGGTCCCTCGACCGCCGACAACGTCCCCGGCTCCAATGCCGGCTACCGCACGTTCATGGAGATCGCGCGTGACCTCGGCAAGGCGACGGGCAATGTCTCGACGGCCGAGATCACCGACGCGACGCCGGCCGGTCCCAGCTCGCACATCTCGCAGCGCGCCTGCCAGGGCCCGAGAGACGCGCGCAGCATCTGCCCGGCGGAGGCGAAGCCGAACGGCCTCGGCTCGATCGCCGAGCAGCAGGTCGACGAGGGCTTCGACCTCTACCTCGGCGGCGGTCGCAACCGCTACCTGCAGAGAGTCGACGAGGCGAGCAACCCGACCGTCGTCGACTACGCGGCGGCGAGAGGCTACAGATACGTCACCGACGCGGCCGGGCTCGCCGGCGTCAGATCGCTCGCACCGGGCGAGAAGCTGCTCGGCCTCTTCACCGGCAGCAACATGACGACCGAGTTCAGACCGCTCTACGCCCGCACCGACGCCTTCTACGCCAGAGGCGGCGTCGACCCGAACGTCAACGGCGGCAGCGACGCGACTCGCTGTCAGGAGACGAACCGCCCGGCGGGCGAGCCGTCGCTCGCCGCGATGACGCAGAAGGCGATCGACCTGCTGAAGGACGACGACAGAGGCTTCGTGCTGCAGGTCGAGGGCGCATCGATCGACAAGCGCGATCACGCCGCGGACCTCTGCGGGCAGATCGGCGAGCTGCTCGCGCTCGACGAGGCGGTCGGCGTCGCGCAGGAGTTCCAGCGCAACAACCCCGACACGCTGATCGTCGTGACGGCCGACCACTCGCACACGTCGCAGATCATCAGCGCCTCGTCGAGACCGGCGACGAGCGCCGCCTACGCGACCGTCCAGACGGTCGACGGTGCGCCGATGCGCGTCGCGTACGGCACCGCCGACACCGGCGACGGCCCGGCCGCAGGCGGCTCGCAGGCGCACACGGGCGCGCAGGTGCCGGTGTGGGCGTCCGGCCCGCAGGCGGCGAACATCCAGGGCACGATCGACCAGACGGACATCTTCCACGTCCTCAACGGCATGACGCCGAGCAGAGTCGCGGGTCCGGGCGTCGCCGGTCCGGCCGGCGCGCCGGGCGCGCCCGGCGTCGCGGGAACGAACGGGTCGAACGGGACCGACGGCCGTGACGGTCGCGACGGCGGTGTGGGCGCGACCGGCGCTGCGGGCTCCAACGGCGCTCCGGGTTCCAACGGCGCCAACGGCGCGCCAGGCGTCAGCGGCGCTCCGGGCGCCAACGGCAAGGACGGCGCGGCCGGACCGCAGGGACCGGCCGGCCGCGACGCGAAGGTGACGTGCAGACTGGCCGGCAGCAAGACGGTCCGCTGCTCGGTCGCGTACGCCAGCGCCCGCTCCAAGAGCGCGCAGCTCCGGCACGGCGGCAGAACGATCGCGCGCGGCACGGTCTCCTCCAAGGGCCGCGTGACGCTGAGAGCGCGCATGCGCCTGACGAAGGGCTCCTACACGCTCATCGCGGGCGGGCGCAGCGCGAAGCTCTCGCTGCGCTGA
- a CDS encoding aminopeptidase has product MAELLAGYCLDVQPGQQVLVRSTTLAAPLLRALQRAILAREAWPLLRATLPGIDEDFYAHARDAQLDGFGSLAHAEAAQADAFLTIQAPENTRALADVDPARLSRATRARAPLTELRMQKRWCGTLWPTPAGAQQAGMGFDGFAAFVRGALFLDRDDPAAAWRELGTFQAELIERLRGARQLRIEADGTDLVLDVGGRTWVNSDGKRNMPSGEVFTGPHETSANGTIRFTVPSSPGGVDVEDVELTFRDGEVASARAGRGQAYLDRTLATDPGARRLGEIGIGTNFGITRPIGAILFDEKIGGTVHLALGRSYPETGGVNESAVHWDLICDLRRGGRLTADGVVIQENGRFS; this is encoded by the coding sequence ATGGCGGAGCTGCTCGCCGGCTACTGCCTCGACGTGCAGCCGGGCCAGCAGGTGCTCGTGCGCTCGACGACGCTTGCGGCGCCGCTGCTGCGCGCGCTCCAGCGGGCGATCCTGGCGCGCGAGGCGTGGCCGCTGCTGCGCGCGACGCTGCCCGGGATCGACGAGGACTTCTACGCCCACGCCCGCGACGCGCAGCTCGACGGCTTCGGCTCGCTCGCGCACGCCGAGGCGGCGCAGGCGGACGCGTTCCTGACGATCCAGGCGCCGGAGAACACGCGCGCGCTCGCCGACGTCGACCCCGCGCGGCTCTCGCGTGCCACCCGCGCCCGCGCGCCGCTGACCGAGCTGCGGATGCAGAAGCGCTGGTGCGGCACGCTGTGGCCGACGCCGGCCGGCGCGCAGCAAGCCGGGATGGGCTTCGACGGCTTCGCCGCGTTCGTGCGCGGGGCGCTGTTCCTCGACCGCGACGATCCCGCCGCAGCGTGGCGTGAGCTGGGCACGTTCCAGGCGGAGCTGATCGAGCGCCTGCGCGGCGCGCGGCAGCTGCGGATCGAGGCGGACGGGACCGACCTCGTGCTCGACGTCGGCGGCCGCACGTGGGTCAACTCCGACGGCAAGCGCAACATGCCCAGCGGCGAGGTCTTCACCGGGCCGCACGAGACGAGCGCCAACGGCACGATCCGCTTCACGGTGCCGTCGAGCCCCGGCGGCGTCGACGTCGAGGACGTGGAGCTGACGTTCCGCGACGGCGAGGTCGCGTCGGCCCGCGCCGGCCGCGGCCAGGCGTATCTCGACCGCACGCTCGCGACCGACCCCGGCGCCCGCCGCCTCGGCGAGATCGGGATCGGCACGAACTTCGGCATCACGCGCCCGATCGGCGCGATCCTGTTCGACGAGAAGATCGGCGGCACCGTCCACCTGGCGCTCGGCCGCAGCTATCCCGAGACCGGCGGCGTCAACGAGAGCGCGGTCCACTGGGACCTGATCTGCGACCTGCGCCGCGGCGGTCGTCTGACCGCCGACGGCGTCGTGATCCAGGAGAACGGCCGCTTCAGCTGA